The sequence gacctaaaatcactagtATTTGTGCACTAgagtcctgaacaggctgagtatctataacaacgaaatccactagataaataaatttatcaatctCAATCGGAACATCCTCTACCACACCACGAGGTATTTCAAAATATCGCaacaatcaatgaaaatattttcttttactctcTATGCAGGATACATGAATTTGTTTCCTTTTTTACGTGAAATCTTCCTTTTCTTTCATCCTTCACTTTGCCACCTAATGCTTACACATTCTTACTCGTTGAAAAGTCATTAAAGATTGAGTCAGGACTTCTATGAATACAGGCCAAGCGTATAGAAACACGGGAAGGAGAGAAGAAAAACCGAGTCTCTGTTTCTTCAAATACCCAACTATCTGCTCAaatttatttgaatcaaactcatataccaggcctgtttagtcaacTAGAGTTCACCTGTACCCAACCCAGGGATTGTATCTGTCCAAAAATCGAAACCTAATTTTGTTCTTTATTTCTCGCAAAAAACCAGCATTCACATGTTGAAGGGTGTCCCTTATTGATTgtggtgccccttatccgaattatgggtgcctttagtaattccccaggatgcctttaacaacttttcgagccgagtttttccaaaatgtttattggccaaaaatacctatacGCACAAAAAACACCATCATAAGTACAAAagtgagccctaacaatatatagaatcgagacaaatcggacaaaaaaatgtgtcCATCGGAACAAATGCAGTGATTAGAATGAGGCGGAGAGAGGTATCCCGCATGAGAAAATGGGTCAAATtcccaaaaaaaaacataaagtgtGGTTGTAAAAGACAAGTAAAATTATGGTTGGGTAAAGTGGACACTATATCTCACAGACACGTATACCCTtcacctcttttttttttctttttattcattTCTCTCTCTagtttacttttttttctttacaaTTTAAAATTAATCACGAAAAAATTCACAACTTATGAAATATAAGTCGGATTTTAATGAAACTTATAATTTTGGAAAGGGTATGAGAAGATCTACTAAACAAGGCCCATTGTTGATACTAAAttcgaaagaaaaaaattcaatttttttttgctgcGATGAGACTGGTTGCATTCTGACTTAAACTAAGATATTATAAATTATTCAaaaaataggtaggatgaaactggatgcatcctgaatAAAATGAGAAAAAAGATATTATTCAAAAATTGCTAGGGTGAAACCGGTATCATCCTCCTTTAGGTTTccataaatttgtttttattcATATTTAACTggtatgaaactagtttcatcctgttTTATATTCAGTTGAAATTCGTATTCATCTATGTTAAAGCTAAAATGAAGCTGGTTTCATCCGGGTTTAATTTGTGATGTGCATGGTTCCATCAATGTTTATACAAggataaaattggtttcatcaaggtTTAAACTAGGATAAATTTCAAGGTTTAGTATACAATGTacatgattttataaaaaaaaacttgattGATGAGTTTGAAAAGTCATGTATTCGAGTATGGACATATTTTGATTCTATTAAATTGTGTCAATCCCATTGAATATCATCTGCACCTCAGTAACTTAATTAACTTACTAATTGAGTATGAAATTTTCGGATCGTACTTAATTCGATGTCGCGAACTACACGTTTAACGGATTTCTATCCTAATTTTTCACCTCAAAAGAAAACCCCGAACAGCTACCAACTCTTCTTTTACTTTATTCAAATAATATTACAcactattttattttttccaagtACAATCATTACTGTAGTATTGTGGCTAACATGCATTAGTTAGTTAGCATCTATCAACTAATTGAGCCGTCCTATATTCATGGATCGTACAAGTCTACGAGCACTGTAGGGTACTAACCAGTAGACCGGTGAATGCAATAGAAATATAGAACACGTTAGTtaaattctaataaatatatGGAGAGGGCGCTTTAGTCCGCTGTTATAAATTTTTTtggataaaataaccaaatagaaTATTAAAACAGTATCTTTTAAATCCTAGAATATTAGAAAAGTATCTTTTTTACATGTCTATTTGACACACGAAAAATaatatacggaaaatgggtcatttgtccaaaaaattttaaaacatggttcaaatggacgagtaaaaaattagtatgggtgaaatggacaaaaaaatattagcaaggatgaaactggattcatcctggcttaaacttaaagaatagcaaggatgaaaatggatgcatcctcatgtaaattaaaaataagaaaaagtatttgaaaatgggtaggatgaaactggttacatcctggctatttttatatttttgtccatttgaacagtatctttttaatttttgtccatttaaacagtatcaaaatgtacaagtctttttcaccaaggaattattaattttggtctttttaaccaattttgtgaataatATATGGGTTATTTAGTCAATTTTAAATCCAAACAGACTGTTTTAGGGAAAAGAACTTTCTATGTGCAGTTTTAACATCTATCTTAATTTATTTCGTTATTACTTATCTTCCTTCCAtcccaacaatattgatatggcTGAGTTGGTCCAATCCTCCCACTGTCAAAGactttattttgttttctattcttttgttatttactttttgTAATGCTAATAAAGACGTGTATAAAATATAAATCAATAaatcctaagataaaaaccattAGGTATGTAGATTCATTTGAtaagaaagaaaaagccagaCAAGAGATCAAATTTATACATCAATATTTTCTAGTGGTATAACTGAATCTGCAGCATCCAAAGAGACAAGACTTTGAGTATGAATTGTTGTTGGGAATCTATCTCTTTCAAATCCCTTCTTTTCAAACAGCTTCCAAGTTCCTGAACTTACATTGTAAATATATGGTTCTCTTGTACCCAACCAGTGATATGCTATGAATTCTCCTTTCATCTTGATGTATTCAAATTCAGTGAAGTACGAGTAGAAATACCACTTGTGCTCGTGATAGGGACTAATCACTGAGTGTTTCGTATCCCAACGTTTGGTATTGTTGTTAAACACCCATATGACAACTTCAGTTCTTGACGAAGGATCGAATAGGCTCAATTCGCCTTCCAAATCGAAAAGAAACTCATTTCCTGGGTATCTTCTTTGCGTTGGAGTATAATTACATGGCACAGCAGCTTCCATGGTactaaactcctcggtttcaataTTGAATGATAATATTGAGTCTGATAGGCTAGGGCGAACATAGTTGTTCCACGAGCCATACGCTAAATAATCCACCATCCAGTAAATCATCCCGTTGATAAATACAGGCGGTCTTTTTGTACTTGGAGGGTAAGAGCATCTACCAACACTTCTTCTATGCTTAGTTCTTAAATTAAGAATCTGAAAGTCGAATTTTCGTGCAGCAAAGCGACATAAAACCACTTTGTACTCCTTTTTacatggatggaagtaaaatCCACAGACAGATAAAAGACGACTTGGCGAAGTGACGGTTACTTGTTCTTTTGTGATCGGGTTCCAAATACAGAATTGCCATAAATGCCATGCTTGGCTTGTGAATAAAAGAAACCCATCATATGAACCCCAGAGATCAGTTGGGCGTTCCTCGCCATATGAACTAAGATCGAATCTTGTAGCCTCAACGTACTCAGCTTtatcatcaaaaagaaaaagctcTATGCAATTGTCAATGGGTTGCGAACGAGATTGCACAACAATGGTTGGAATAGCTCGGGCTTGGTCTAGGTGTGCGCGCATAAAGTACGGATCCGTGGTTAAATCATATAACAAGTCAGTTGATCTAGTATGGTGCCTCAACTGGAAGATGCACTTTGCGGGAAGTCTAAGGAGTATGTTGGTGATGATATGAAAAGGAAGATCAGGGATAGGATGTCCCTCGTGAACAGATTCATTGTCAACTTTTGATAACTTggctttattattatttctcagaAATAAAACAAGACACTTTCCCCGTAGAATTGGAGCCCAAGCGATGCATGGATGTTTACCCATTGATCAGATAATTCTGAAAAAGGAGAAGAATTAATTAAGATGATGAAAGAGGGGTTTTTAAGATTCTATACGATTACTCGTTTATGTGAACTTAAGTACCCATTCAGGGAACACGATTAATATTTATACGTAGGCTATAGCCGAGTTATAGAAACCAAACCAGGAACAAGAATAGTAGGCTACGACATCTTAAGACTTGGGACTTTTATGGAAGTCCGAATTAGAACCGTATTAGGaccttttttttccaaaaatttgaggaaaaaatatATAAACTCCACAAATCTAGTTCTATATTTGAAGTCAATGATAGTTTTTAGTTATGTTTCATAAACAGAAACAGAAGTCAATGATAGTTTTTAGTTATGTTTCATAAACAGAAACAGAGATAGAAATAGAGATTATAACAAATTCTCGTTCTTATCCGTTTGATGATATTCTCCATTTTGGTGGGCTTTGGACAGGTACCGCTAGCAGGTACTATAAGTGGGCCGGTTACTAGAAGACTACTAGATCTAGGACGAGAGTTTGAATCACAACGTGTGCGAATTGTGGCCAGGAGTTTTGAAATCTTGCGATGAAAGAATGATTTTAGGACGTCCCATTCTAcaattcaagattttgtaaatctCTGATTTTGCTAACTGTTTTTTGAGTTGTTATGAAGGAATAAACTCTGAACTGTGACTGCTCTGTGTTCTTTGTGTGCGATTGGTTAGTTATGTTATGCATCTTATCTGTGTTGGAATGttttgcttgtatttgtaacGAGCTATAGTTCAAGTAAGAAACTGTACCTTGCTGCAACATTTTTCAGCAGTAGAGATGAATCAAATGAAAATGACAAAAATTGTTTACCTACCTAATTTTTTGGGGTTAAAAATTAATCTCGAGCTGGGCAAGCTGACTAATCTCATATCCTGACACCGTATATCTTCTTCTAGTCGTACACGTATTTTCTTTAAAGCGGTTGATTCCTGTTATAGAAGCTAGGCTCCAGGAGGTGGCGCAGGCTCTTTTTCCTCGTCACCTGTTTCCTTGTCAGAAGTTGGCGCTGCCTCTTCTTCATCA comes from Papaver somniferum cultivar HN1 chromosome 7, ASM357369v1, whole genome shotgun sequence and encodes:
- the LOC113296005 gene encoding F-box protein At3g07870-like, which translates into the protein MGKHPCIAWAPILRGKCLVLFLRNNNKAKLSKVDNESVHEGHPIPDLPFHIITNILLRLPAKCIFQLRHHTRSTDLLYDLTTDPYFMRAHLDQARAIPTIVVQSRSQPIDNCIELFLFDDKAEYVEATRFDLSSYGEERPTDLWGSYDGFLLFTSQAWHLWQFCIWNPITKEQVTVTSPSRLLSVCGFYFHPCKKEYKVVLCRFAARKFDFQILNLRTKHRRSVGRCSYPPSTKRPPVFINGMIYWMVDYLAYGSWNNYVRPSLSDSILSFNIETEEFSTMEAAVPCNYTPTQRRYPGNEFLFDLEGELSLFDPSSRTEVVIWVFNNNTKRWDTKHSVISPYHEHKWYFYSYFTEFEYIKMKGEFIAYHWLGTREPYIYNVSSGTWKLFEKKGFERDRFPTTIHTQSLVSLDAADSVIPLENIDV